In the genome of Populus trichocarpa isolate Nisqually-1 chromosome 10, P.trichocarpa_v4.1, whole genome shotgun sequence, the window agaaaagaaccagACAACGTGTTGCTTGTTAGGGTAGACGATGCGTCAGTTGCTGCTTCCCAACTTAGAATCCAGCTACTAGTGTGGTGGTTGAAAAATCAAGTAATGAGGTTTTCAGGgatgaaaatctatttttcaacctattttcactaaaaaacacttaataaacaCCTGAAAGCCTTTCTAAACCACTTACCAACCCTAAATtacctagaaaacaaaaatcaattaaatcaaaaaaatcaaaacagaacctgattttttttttcaaacatgtttataGGAAAAACCCACTACTATCcaaaaaattaagacaaaaaaTATTAGCTACTATAAATTGCTATAGTAAATTTCATTGGCATTTTAGGTTTTACTAGTTCATTGGTTTACTTGTGGgatagatcaatttttttcaacgaaaataaataaataggtgCTGCTAAAATGttttctattataaaataaataaattatgtgggGGTTAACCCCATGTGACTTGGTTGATTCGATgagtaaaaacaaaacttaaactataaaaaaaacaaaaataaaaatagatatacatAAAATCAAGCACCAACAAAATAACAGGATGTCACGATGAACccatataaagcaaaaaaaataaaataaaaaagaccaattaaaaataaaccaaatatttcaggatgaaaataaagaaaaaatcgtttaaaaattttaaaaaagactagaaggataaaattaaggaaaaataaaactaaagtaCACAAAAAAAGGGTTTAGACGTGTAGACATGGATGACCTAGTGCACCAAGgcctcaacaaaaaaaaaaggaggcgCATGGGTCCTCCAGCCCAGGCCTGCATGCATgagctttatttatttgtttttttttataaagggcAGGTGACGCGTTGTTTGCCcctgatattttaaaaaaaaaatagtgggcAACACATTGCCTATTGTGCCAGATTTTTATGACCAGTGATCACTGTAAAGTCGGGCCAGGAGTGTTTTGCACCCAAAAATCCATtttcaactatatttttactttaaaacatgtaaaaaaaccctagaaacctaaataaactcatttatgcctttaaataaaaaaaatagcaaaaaaaaaaaaacacaaacccaAAAACTTCCCAAGGTCATATCTACTTTCTCAGGTAATTTGAAGGTAAAATAACACCCCACTGGAACTTTTCTCATCGAATGCAACTCAATAACACCAAGAACGATCATTTTGGTTGTTGGAATTGGTGTTAaccaacaactttctctctccatATCGAAATCCGATGACTTTCTCTTAAAACatagactaaaaaaataaggaaaatagaGTTTTGTACTGAATCTAAAATTTTCTCTCCAAGCATGAAAATACCACCTAATTTCTTtgccttttcattttagttcttgGTTTTTTCACTCAGTCATTTCTTAACAAATTATAAGCAATTGGCCACTAATTTGTCCTTATTACAAAAACACCAAATCAACTTAGTCATTTATTGTGCTTTGTGAGTGAAAACATTATGGATTCAAACAGTGTATTGTCCATTTTGACCTTTATTGCACTTACTAATTGCCTACACAGCGGGGGTAAAGTCGTATTTTTCATGAGATCCAAATATCATTTGAGAATTGATTGGGGACAAAGttgttgttttgtgttttttacgTGCAGTAAAAATACTATGTTGCCCTCGAGAGCTAAAAATTAACCTTTGGTCTAGAGGCATTTGCGtctttataaattgatttgtaCAGTTAAATAACGTTTGAACCTTTTGGGTCTAAAAAATATTGGCCTTTAAaagagcatttttttttgtctttacatattttatgtatattaaaatttcatgtttaCCCTTTgacttagaaaaatcaaaggCTGCATTGAgagggtatttttgtatttacattatcattttttcttaatattcatATGCCCTTAGAGcgtttttattaatttgcattcttataatattaataaatcaatataatagGCTTATGCGTGCCACACACGTGTAGGCGCATCATCACCCCTCATGCCATTCTAGTGGTGCGTGGGGGCCATTATGGTGGCCAAAAAAGGCCAATCACTTACTCACCCGATAGGGAAGTTGGCGGCGCATCTGTTAGGGTGACACATTTTATCATTTGAGTGGCTGTTCGACGAAGATTGGTCGTTTCGATTCtccatttattttctctctcctgggCCTGAGTATTCTTAAAgagcttttaaaaaatcaattttatcttttaatctgtatttattttagatttgatcgttattcttttgatttctatttttttgtagaTTTGATGCTtctttaagtttattttgtttttaatttcttccctcATTAAtctcattagatttttttatccaatatggtcctcattcttttgattgttatttctttataattttcattatatatatatattatattttgtccttggtagtttaatttaattttatttgcttttcaattttggtccttatttttttattgctttttttttaacattttattatttattttgtttttcaatttaatccctgaTTAGTTTCTTTCGATTATTTTTGTGCATGGTTTAGtcatcattgttttaattttaattttttttttttatgatttgagatttttctttgtgattttgtCTTGTCAGCCTTTTACAAGGTAATCCGAGTCTCATGACCCGACCACCAATTTCAATGATGAACCCGGTTTAAGTTTGGTCTTTTTTaaagttctttttaaaaattggttttttttcttcattttcatcatttgacattgaattattgggttttaagctttgtgatttgttctactttttttgttgggttatccTGCCTCATATCTCGGATCGCAAGTTAATtgagttaacctaggttgactcgagtttttttaaattaattttttttattttatcatttgccATTGAATTATTGACCcttgatattgttttattaaatattatttaaaaacagcTGCACACACCAACACGTGATGAGTTATCCTGAGTATGAGGTGGtaaagttaacctgagttaacttgcATTTTCTtactaagtatttttttttattaaactttggTATATTTTGCTAAGTGCTTTTTTTGGgagtctgattttttttttcttgatttgtttatgaggtttttttttttttttaaatttcatcgtTTTGCATGAAATAAATTGTCtttaaactttgtcatttttttgcttttctttctgtttggtTATTATAATGGCGAGTTGGTAAAACTAACCCGGGTTagctcagatttttttttgaagtttttttgttgaactttgttgtttttgctaggtatttcttttaaatttttttttattacaaatctCATATAGTGGTTGTAAGTTTATCAAGTTAGGTCGAGTTGACTTGGGTTTTCTTCTtcgtcattttattttttgattttttttatattaagttattAGGTCTTGAACTTTACGATTTCTTTTGGCTTTTCTTTCTACATGTAATTTTGATCTTATATACTGAGTTGtattttagtaaatttaacataatttatttcatattattattatttaaatattatttttttgcattaaaagaTCAAACTGCTTCATGATACGGGTTACCTATTTAATAAGAACtcaatcaagataattttttttaaccaaaataaaaaaaattacaccgCTGCAATCATGTAGAACAATGAATTTAGCTGCATTACTTTATCCACATGGCTcagcgttttttttttaattataattatgatataaataattataattataatatgctTTATTGATAGGGAGGGGCCTAGACCTAGTCCAAGTTCAAAATactgaagaagaaagaaagaaagaaataaataaaataacggAGGAACCCTCCCTTTCTGTACTCTAGACAGACACTTCACATTCCAAGCAGCCATCACTCTAACTTTCGGCAACCTTGTCTTCTCCTCGTTTGAGCCCAAGATTTTTAGAGAAATGGCTGCCAGTTTCGTTTCTAAATGCTCTCGTGGTGCGTGAATCCCTGTTACTCTGTTAgggtttcctttctttcatttcatttatgCGAGTTTCTGTGATGCGGTGTTGTGCACATTTTTTAAAGCTTGATTTTCTTGAGAGTTTTAATCTTTTCGTAGTTAAGGAGTTTGGATGTTCATTTTAGGAGAATATACAATATTAGGATTCAACATGtctttgtaagttttttttttgtactctGGGGATTTTAGATTCAAATCCATGCTCAAGGCAAGCAGCTATCTGAAGCTCAAAAGGCTTGGGTTGTGTGCATCTTAAGCTTGTTGATGAGACTATAAGTTGTCTGCTTGTTTTCAGTTGAATTAGGTATCCTTAGGAGACATTTAGCTTGGGTTTTAGGTTTCGATAATGAAGACCTTGAAGTCCTACATTGATTCCTTTTCAACTTCTTCATGCTGGTTGGATGTATTAGAAAAATGTACTTGAAACCCTAAATTTACCATGATACATAGAATGCTGCAGTTAGTGGAATTATGATGTAGCTTTATTTCACCTCGTGCAACATGGGGCACTTGGATTTGGGGGATCATAATAGTGATGCTTAAGGACTATTTGTGTTGGACAGCTTTGCCACATTTTAAGAACAATGAAAGTCTGCCATGTTCTATAACATCCCAAGGTTGTATTTACTGTAACTGTCACACGGTTATTCACTTGAGCTATAATAGCATGGAAAATTATTGGTTCATTTGGTATGGAGTTTTGATGGCTTGCTCCTTAAATTTTTGTTCCTTGCCAAGTagctatgaaaataaattacgCATGAGACAGTCAGCCAAATATGgatattttttagctttcttgAGCATTTTTTGTACttgcttaattattttaacttcttGGTGATGCTATGTCCTTGATTTCTTTTCATGAAAACCAAGAACTTAGTTTAGTTTGCATGATTAAGtaacaaaattttatatatccaCTTACTGTATTTTTTGTATGATGTACTGGAAAACAAAACTAGGGGACTGTTCATTGTTCAGGGGCCTTGGTACCAATGTTTCTAATTTACTGAGCACAGCCACTCGAATGACATGGAGCAATTTCTTATCTCAGGTCAGATTATTTCTCTATGTACTTTGATTTAATCAAGTGTCTTGTATCATGGAAGTATCAGAAATTCTGAGGTATATTTCCTATATACTTGAAAAGGTTGCATTTAGATGTGCAAGAAACTGTCAAGTAAAATGGCTTTTTTTACTGGGTTCTGAAATCGTGAAGGAGTTCTGCTATTTTCTATGTGAATGGCTGCTGGGAAGAGACTTGTTCTCCTGAAAAAGCCATGTTTCCCTCCCTTCGATTCAAGAGATTTACAATTGTGCCTAGTTTTCCTCGAGAGTACTTAAAACAAGGGAGAAAGGTGTTTCTTGCATGTTGAGGGACGTAGATTATCTCAACCAATGCCTAACATTATCAGTTATTGCTAGGATCagatatttttcttctctgttaTCTTCCTCATGATCATGGTCTGAATGTCCTGCTACACTTTTACAGCATCAAAGAACTTTCATACAGATGAGGACTGTTCTCAAGGTTGTGGATAACTCAGGAGCAAAAAAGGTGATGTGCATACAACCTTTGAAGGGGAGGAAAGGGGCAAGGTTGGGGGACACCATCATTGCCTCTGTAAAGGAAGCTGCTCCAAATGGAAAAGTGAAGAAAGGCGCGGTTGTGCGAGGTGTAGTAGTGCGTGCTGCAATGCAGCGTGGCCGTTGTGATGGGAGTGAGGTCAAGTTCGATGATAATGCAGTAGTGATTATTGACAAGCAAGGCCAGCCAGTGGGGAGCAGGGTTTTTGGGCCAGTTCCACATGAGCTGAGGAAAAAAAAGCATGTCAAGATCCTTGCTCTGGCAGAGCATATTGCCTGAGGTATGGATTACTTTGGTTTCTATGTTCTAGACATCTGGtagaatttttcattttaaaaaaaaggaaaatgggtAGAGTTTTTAAAAGAGAACAAAACTGTTCTATACTTTCGTGGAGAATGTTATAGCATCCAGTGCTGAGCAACTAGTTATCGCagcaaaagtcattgttttgcCCCTGGATTTATATAGGTCCTGCTTTTAATTTGCATTAGGATCCTTCCTGTCCTAATTGAAGTTCTGGACACTGAGCACTGCAGCATAATTAAACTGTGGAATCATGGCTCTTTAGGACATCTTTCTCAGATGCATACTGGTTCAAAATCTGTTTTCCATGCTTCAATGAAAAATTGCCCCCCCATTGCAAGTCCAACCCTGCGAGGGAATCTCATGGATGGATCCCACAAATTCAATGGTTGAGATTTTTTCTACAACTGTTCTCAGGGAATATTTTGAATAAGATTTCGCATTATTGTTTTTGCTTCTACTTTCTAGCGACTtccgaatatttttttatttaataactttcaCCCTGTTCAAGACTCGTAGACTGGGCTTGTTTTTGCCAATTTAGCCAGGATCTTGGGCACgacagatttatttatttatttgttacagAAATATCTTCAGCATTTAAAAGTGATCACCTCCATCTTCCAtctatttaaaaagtaatcacCTTCATACTCCATCGTCTTTATTGATAAtcacttattaatataatatgacttccatttttattttaatatgctgttttcatttcttgaaacatttaaataatatcaattttaatgtgttgttcAAGTAATACATCTAGTTTAATtaaaggggggggggg includes:
- the LOC7475377 gene encoding 50S ribosomal protein HLP, mitochondrial: MAASFVSKCSRGDCSLFRGLGTNVSNLLSTATRMTWSNFLSQHQRTFIQMRTVLKVVDNSGAKKVMCIQPLKGRKGARLGDTIIASVKEAAPNGKVKKGAVVRGVVVRAAMQRGRCDGSEVKFDDNAVVIIDKQGQPVGSRVFGPVPHELRKKKHVKILALAEHIA